The genomic interval GGTAACTGGGCACCAGCGGCAGCACGCACGGGCTCAGGAAGGACACCAGCCCCGCCAAGAACGCCACAGTCAGGTTGGGAGACGCCACGGTCACGCGGCCCTGCCCGCCCCACCCGGAACGGCACGCCACCACAGCAGGCATGAACGGCGTTGCTGGCGGGGCGGTTGCGCCCCAGGCCCGCACCGGTGCAGGAACGAAACAGGCGAAAGGTGCATCATGCCCGGCAGTCTAGCGGGCGCCCCTCAGGCCGCCTGTCCCGCCGGCCGCTGCCCGGCCCTCCGGCCACTGTCCGGTGAACGTTCCCTCCCAGGCGTTCATGATCCGGCCGTCCTGAACGAGCAGCACGGTCGGGTACGCCCCCACCCGCAGGCGGCGCGCGAAGGTCGTGGCGTCCTGCCCCCCCAGGCCTGCACGCCCGCCGGCGCAGGGGAGGGAACGCCTTCGGCATTCACGGCCCGCACGGGCAGGCCCGCCGCGAGCACCGCCTGCCACAACTCCCCCAGGTCCCCGCAGTCATGGCTGTACACCACCACCACCTCCTGCGCCGCGGCCGCCCAGGGGTGCTGGGGAAGCAGTTCCCCCAGGCGCACCCGCGCCTGCGCCGTGGAGACGCCCAGGGTCAGGAGCAGGGTCAGCAGCGGTGCGCGGCGCAGGAAAGTCATGCCCGCCATCATGCCCGCCCGCAGCGCACGCTGCATGACGTCCCAGTGAGAAGCGGTACCTCACAGGAAAACCTCCGCCGAAGCGGAGGTCAAGAGGTCCGGCGCTGGGGAACTCAGCGCGTGGCGGGAGCCGGCACGCCCTGCGCGGCGCCGCTCTGGCCACGCGCGGCTTTCAGGGCGGCCGGGTCCGGCGTCTCGTCCTTCAGCGGCACCGGCGACTCGTCCGGGGCGTAGCCCGGCAGATCTTCCAGCTGCACGCGGCGCTGCACAATGTTCTCGGGCGGCGTGAACTCCGTGGCCAGGCGGTTGGTCGTGCGGTCCAGGCTGACCATCAGCGTGTCCGGGTCGTCCGCAGGCCGGAACGTGGTTTCGCGGTACTGCACGGGCGGCGGCGCGTCCGACTGGACGTCTGTATTCGCGGCGTCGCGGTAGTTGCGGTCCAGCACCGCCACCTTCACCTCGGGCAGGAACTGCTGGTCCGGGGCGTCCACGTACTGAATGCCGGGCGGTTCGCTGAACTGCCGCATCACCTGACCCTCATGCGCGAGTTCCATCATGCGCCGCCAGATCGGTGCGTTCACGTACCCGGAGTAGTAGTAGGTGGGCATCTCGCCCCCCTGCTGCCTGCCGACCCACACGGCGCCGGTGTACAGCGGCGTGGTGCCCACGAACCAGAAGTCCTTCGGACCGTTACTCGTTCCGGTCTTCCCGGCCACAGGCCACTCCCCGAACTTCGCGCGGCTGGCCAGGCCACCCTGCCGTTCACTCAGGTCATTCACGACGCCGCGGATCATGTCCAGGCCCAGCCACGCGATCTGCGGCGTCCAGACCCGCCGGGGCCGCAGAGGTTCACTGTTCACGTCGTAGAGAACCGCGCCGCGTGCGTCGGTTACACGGGTGATATAGCGCGGCTCGCGGTACAGGCCGCCGTTCACAAAAGGCGCGTACGCCGCCGCCATCTTCACCGGGGTGGTTTCCACGGCGCCCAGGGCCGCAGCCAGGCCGGTCCCGTCGTTCGTCTGCAGGTCCAGCTGCCGGATCTTCCCGAAGAAGGTCTGCAGGCCAATCCGGTCAGCAAGGCGCACCGTGACGAGGTTCAGGGAGCGGTCCAGCGCCTCACGGATGGTCATGTCGCGGTAGGTGGTGGCACCCTCGAAGTTCTTCGGTTCGTACACGCCGTTTTTGCAGCCTGTGCAGGGAAACGACACCGGCCGGTCCTCCTCACGGTGCGTCTGGTCCAGTCCGGTGGACAGCGCCGTGGTGTACAGCAGCGGCTTGATGGTCGAACCGATCTGACGCTGACCCTGCGCGGCGTTGTTCCAGTCCGCCGGGGGTTCAGTGCCCCGCAGCTTCTGGCCGATCATGCCCAGCACCTCCCCGGTGTAGGGGTTGATGATGGTCGCGCCCAACGTGGCGCCCGGCGGCAGCCCGCTGGCTTCACGGCTGGCCGTTTCCACCGCCGTCTGCACCTTGGGGTCCAGCGTGGTGTACACGCGCAGGCCGCCGGAGCCGTACACCGCGTCCCGCCCGAAGCGGCGCACGAGTTCCTGCTCCACCTGCCGCGTGAAGTGCGGCGCGCGGGTGGTGACGACCGCCTTGAGTTCCTTCTGCGTCTCGTCCACCAGGTCCGCCCGGGTGACGTTGCCGCTGGCGTCGTACGAGATTCTCCAGCCGCGCGGCTGGAGTTTCTCCCGCCACGCGGCGTCCATCTGCGCCTGCGTGATCCAGCCGTCCTCGACCATGCGGGTCAGCAGCACGCGCATCAGGGGCCGCACCTCCTGGTAGCGGAAGTACCGGCCGGCGTTCGGCACCAGGGTCGTCAGGTACGCACTCTGCGCCAGGGTCAGGTTCTTCGGGGTGGTCCGGAAGTACGCCTGCGCCGCCGAGTAGATGCCGTACAGTTCCACGGGTCCGCCGTCACCCCAGTAGATGGTATTGAGGTAGTTCTGCAGGATCTCGGATTTCGTGAACGACCGCTCGACCTGCACGCTCAGGATCCATTCCTTGAACTTGCGGTCCGGGGTGCGGGCCTGCTGGTACTCGTCGAGCAGCAACGTGTTCTTCACCAGCTGGTTGGTGAGGGTACTGCCACCCTGCACGCTGTCCCCTCGGGCCACACGCTGCACCTGCCGGCCCAGGCCGTAGGGGTCCAGGCCGTAATGCTCGAAGAACCGGCGGTCCTCGTTGCTGATCAGCGCGGCCGTCATGAAGGGCGTGATCTCGTCCAGCGTCACGATGGTGCGGCTGATCGCCTGGTCGCCCACCCTGGGAATCAGCGCGCCCAGCGGGGTGTTGTCCCGCGCGAAGATGCGTGTCTCCGAGCCCAGCGACCGGGTCAGGTTATCCAGTTCCCGGTAGTCCGGAAGTTCACGTCCCCACTTCACGGCGTACGTGGCCGCCACGCCCAGGCCCGCCACGAGGGTCGCCAGGATGAACGACGTCAGGAATTTCAGAAAACGGACGATGTAGATCACAGCGTCCACCCGCAGAAGGATTGAGTGTTCAACGCCGCCGCGCCTCAATCAGCTGGTTCACGCGCCCGCGCAGGTTCTTGCCGGACAGCGGCTTGTACACAATGTCGTCCGCGCCGACCAGTTTCGCGTGATCGCGTGTCTGGTCGTCGTCGAAGCCGGTCAGCAGCAGCACCGGGCTGTCGCGCAGCCGTTTGATGCGCTTGACCCGTGAGCAGATCTCGAACCCGTCCATGTGAGGCATTTTTACGTCCAGCAGCATTGCGTCCGGCGTGTGCTCCCGCAGGTAGTCCAGCGCCTGCTTGCCATCCGGAACAGCCACAATTTCGTGCCCGTCTGCCGACAGAATGACCTCCAGCATGGTCCGGATGGCCGGTTCGTCGTCTGCGACGAGAATGGTATACGCCATGCCGCCCATGATAGTGCAGAGCGGCCAGAACGCGCCGCCGCTTCCCGCCGCCTACCCGATCTGGGTGCGCCGCAGGTCCGCGAGGTGCACGTCATTGCGCCCCTGCTCCTTCACGCGGTACATCGCGAGATCCGCGCGCTGCACCACGGTCTCCGGGTCCTCTCCGGCAGTGGCGGTCGCCACGCCGAAGCACGCCGTGACGCCGTTCACCGTGCCGTACCGGTGATGGCGCAGTTCGGCGCGCAGCTGATCCAGCATGGGCCGCAGGTGCTTGTCGCGCTGTTCCGGCAGGATCAGCAGGAATTCCTCTCCGCCCCAGCGGGCCGCAAGACTGCCGGGCGGCAGGTGCCGCTGCGTGATCTGCGCCACGCCCCGCAGCACCAGGTCGCCCATGGCGTGCCCGTGCATGTCGTTCACGCGTTTGAAGTGATCTAGGTCAAAGAGAATCAGGGTGAACGTTTCCTGCATCCGCGTGAGCTGCGCCAGGCGCTCCTCCGCCGCCCGCCGGTTGGCCAGCCCGGTCAGCGCGTCGGTGAAGGCCGCGGCGTGCGCCGCCTGCAGTTGCGCGCGCTGCACGCCCAGCGTGCCCTGCATGACGGTCAGGACCGCGCCCATCAGCAGGAACTGCGCGCACGGACCTACGAGGTGCGCGCGGGCTTCCGGCGGCACGGTGAACAGCATGTGATACGTGCACAGCAGCGCCGCTAGGACCAGCACGGCCCCAGCAGCGCGCGTCGCTTCGCGCGGTTCATACACCAGGAAGGCCGAGACGTAGATCACGGCAAACCAGTACGTGTTCTCCATCAGCGCTTCCGACGTCGGACGCAGCACCGAGAACTGATGCCCGAGCGCCATCAGCAGGTAGGCGGCCGTGGCCATGAACGTCACCCGCACCGCAGTCTGAATTGTGACGCGGCCCCACAGCAGCAGCCCCTGAAGCAGCAGCAGCACCCCCACCAGGACCGGCAGGGCCCACGCGTCCAGCGGGTCCAGGTGCGGCAGCTGTGATGCCAGCGCCACCGTGCACGCCGCCACCCCCAGAACCACGAGCCACGTGAACATGCGACGCTGCCGCGCCTGCCACAGGGCAGGATCGGCGTTCAGGGAGGGCGTTGGCAGGCTTTTCAAGCAGGACACCAGGAAGAAACGCGGTCAGCGCAGGAAGTCAGGGGGTCAGCAAAGCCCCTCAACTATACCCCCTGACCGTACGGCCGGTCGGGTGGACCACCCTCACTGGCGGGTCAGTGGTGCACCTCATGATGCACCCGGCAGCGCGCTTCATAACTCTCCAGCGCCCCCACCAGCACCACCGGATCATCGAACCGGGCAGGCTGTCCCCCGATCAGCCGCTGCGACCGGGTGGCCGGCGCGCCGCACACCGTGCAGATCGCCGTGAGTTTTTCCACGCTCTCCGCGCGGGCCAGCAGCGCCGGCATGAAGCCGAACGGCTCGGCACGGAAATCCAGGTCCAGGCCCGCCAGAATCACACGCACCCCGGCGTCCGCGAGTTCCAGCGCCAGTGGAATGACCGCGGCGTCCAGGAACTGCACCTCATCGATCCCGACTACGTCCGGCAGGCTGTCCCCGCGGGTGCTCAGCAGCGGGGTGTCGCCGCTCAGGTGCGTGCGGATGTCCTGCGCCCCGCGGACCGCCAGGGCCTGCACGGTGCGTCCCGCGTGGCTCGCCACCGCCGTCTCGTGGTACCGGTTGTCGAGCGCCGGCTTGAACACCTGGACGCGCTGCCGGGCAATCACCGCCCGCGTGACCCGGCGGATCAGCTCCTCACTCTTGCCGCTGAACATGGGCCCGACGATGACCTCCAGGTGACCGCCGTGGTAGGGAGACTTCAACACGCCCGGGAGTATCGCAGAACTCAGGCGCGGGGCGGGGCGCACAAAACAACCACCCCGCCTGGAGGGCGGGGTGGGCGCGGCAGGGCCGGCTTATTTCTTCTTGTTGCGGTAGCTGTCACCGAAGCGCTTGTTGAACTTGTCAACGCGGCCCTCGGTGTCCACGAAGCGCTCCTCCCCGGTCCAGAAGGGGTGCACGCCGCTCCAGACATCCACGTGAATTTCGGGTTTGGTGCTCAGGGTCTCCATGACAACCTGACCCTGGTAGATGATCTTGCAAGGAACGACTTTGGGGTGAATGTCTTTCTTCATGGGTGCCTCCTCCGCCACGTCTGCTCCCCAGTGTCCGGGAATGTGCGTAGCGGGCAACCCTCGGAGTATACACCACGCGCGCGCCCGTGTGCAGCCTCAGGCGACCCGGGCGCGCGCCGCACCCAGCAGTTCCGGCAGGTGCGCACCGCACGGCCACTCACGCTCCCAGCCGGGCCACGCGTGCCCCAGCCGCAACCCGGGCAGCAGCTCCGCCGGTACTGGAAAACCACGCGCGCCGACCAGGGCCCCCACCACGCACGCCACCGTGTCACTGTCGTCCCCGCGCAGCACCGCCGGCTCCACGCACGCGAACCAGTGCTCACGGCGGGCGTGCGCGACGGCCGCCTCCAGCGTATCCAGCACGAAGCCGCTCTGCGACGTGATCAGGCCGTCCAGGCCGGAACGGACCCGGGCGCGCACCTGCGCCCGCGCTTCGCGCTCCCGGCCCCGGAACGCCCGGTGGGCGTCCTGCGTGGCCAGACCCAGCACACCGGCTTCGATCAGCGCGCCGCGGGCATCGAACCGTTCCGTGACGACCAGCGCCGCTTCTGCCGCCGCAGCGTACGGCCGCCCGAACGCCAGTTCCTCCATGAACGCCGTGAGAAAGACCGACGCCAGCACGCACCTCGGGTCCGCGTGGGTCAGTGCGGTCAGCACCGCCGACTCGCGCGCCAGGACCTCGCCCCGGAACCCCAGCAGCCACGCCGCTGCCACGCGCATCAGCCCACCGTTCCCGGCGCCGTCAAAACCGCCGCGTGCCCACGCCAGGGCGCCGCCGTCCAGCCGTTCGGGTTCCGTGAACGTGATCCGCAGCGCCTGCCTCGTGAGCCCGCCCACGTCGGGGGGCGCGGCGGCCAGCCACGCCCGGAACGCCGCCAGCACCCCCGCGTGCCCGTCACCCCCGGCCACGCCCTGAAGGGTCGCCACAACCATCTGGCTGTCATCCGTCGCTTCGCCCGGCGCAAACCCGAACACGCTGCCCGGCTGGTACGCCCGGAAGGTTGACCCGAACCGCGCAGCAACCGCCTCCGGCGTCCGGAATTCCGTCGGCGCGCCGAGCGCGTCGGCCGCGCACAGCGACAGCAGCGTGTTCAGTGCTTCTCCCCGCTCGTTACTCATGCGCTGATGTTGGCACGTCACACCCATGCGAAACTCATGAGAGCCCAGCGGGACCTGCGGCGCCAGGGAGGCTGAAGTGCAGCTCACCCCCCCCAGGGGGCCGCCGGTCACCCCCGACACGCCTCTCACGTCCCCCTGCGGCAGGACACTACACTGAGGCCATCTATGGTACGCGGAGATCTGGCAGTGTTCCCTTTCCTGTCCGTCATGCAGATGTTCCTGACCAGCGGCCGCGCCGGGCGCCTCACCGTGGACCACGTGCGCGGCGGCCAGCTGTGGCTGGAACGCGGCGAGATCACCCACGCCGAAGCCGGCCGTCTGCGGGGCGAGCACGCCCTGCAGTTCATGGCGAGCCTCGACGGGGGCATCTTCACCTTTGAAGTGGATCAGCCTGTGCCCAACCGCACCATGAACCTGCGCCGCGACGCGGCCCTGCACCGCCTGATCGACGACAGCAACGCCTGGGCGCCCCTGCTGCGGACTTTTCCCGACTGGACCCGGCGCCTGCGGTTCACCAGCAAATGGACCGAAGCGCAGCCCGTCACCCGCGCGCAGTACCGCGTGCTGAACCTCCTGGCCGACAGCGGGAACATCCGGACGCTGCTTGAACGCACCCCCGCGCCGCCCCGCGCCACCCTCGAAACCCTGCGGCCGTTCCTGCTCGCCGGCCTTATTGAGATCAGCTGACCACGGTCAGCTAAGCGTTCCCTCTGCACCGCCCGCACATATGCCCCTGCCCGTCAGGCATGATGAACGGTACCGGAGGACCCATGAGCGCGATCACCCGTACGTCCAGAGCCCATGATGCCCAGCCGGTCCGGGAGGACCTGGGCCGCGACGCCGCCACTCGTGACGCACTGGCGCGTGCCACCCCCACGCAACCCCACCCCTCCTGGCGCTTCCAGGACCACTTCGAATTGTGGGCGGACTGGCTCGAACGGGACTCCGCAGGCCAGTGGACACCGGTGCAGAACGTCCTGCACCGCACCTTCCGCACCCGTGAAGACACGCTGCGGCATGCCGAGCGTTTCCTCAGCCGCGGGGAATTTCCGCTGGACCGCGCCTCACTGACCCCCGTCGCCCTGCTGCGTAACCGCCGCGACGCGCTGCTCAGCGCCTTCCGGGGCGCGGAGGGTGACGGCGTGACGCTCATCCGCGACCTGATCTTCCCGGTCGGCGAGTACGGCCTGAGCGTCAAGGTGACCCGTGAACGGCAGGCGCAGGAGGTCCGCGCGCCGTTTGCCAGCGCGGCCAATCCCCTGCGCAGCCTGACCGGGCAGCCCGTGCGGCTCACCGTGCTGATCGAACACCCCTACGACGTGCTGTCCCGCGTGGACGGCCCACTTGATGTCGGTGAGCGCGCCGCCCGCGTGAGCGAGGACACGCAACTGTTTGCCCCCGGCGCAGCCGTCACCGGGGTGCCCTACCGCAGCGCGACCGTCACCGTGCCGCGCGGCCTGCTGAAAAAGCCCCTGCTGTACCGCTACGAACGCCTTGACCCGCCGGCTGCCGAGCCCAGTGTGTAGAGACTGGAACAGCCAGAGGCAACCCACACTGATGCAGGCCCCCCGTGAAGCGGCGGCCTGAGCGACTGCAGGGTCTGGCAGGAACGGCACCCCCCCGGCGCCTCCGGATCAGGAGGGGAGAGGCGCACGGCGGCTGTCCTGAACGGCCTGCACCACCCAGCCTGACCGGACGGAAGGTCCCAGGCCGGGCGCTTCAGGCGCACACCCTGCCCTCCTGACCTGACGCGCTGCAGGCTCAGCATCGCCACGCATGAGGGCATCCGCTGTCCGGCCAATTGAAACTTGCCCCGGCAGACGCGTACACTCCCGGATGCAGTGACCGGGAAGAGTACCCGGGCAGGCCTCCACAGGAAGCGCAGACCGAGACTGAGAGTCCGCGCGGCTGGCCCCCGGAGAA from Deinococcus taeanensis carries:
- a CDS encoding transglycosylase domain-containing protein yields the protein MIYIVRFLKFLTSFILATLVAGLGVAATYAVKWGRELPDYRELDNLTRSLGSETRIFARDNTPLGALIPRVGDQAISRTIVTLDEITPFMTAALISNEDRRFFEHYGLDPYGLGRQVQRVARGDSVQGGSTLTNQLVKNTLLLDEYQQARTPDRKFKEWILSVQVERSFTKSEILQNYLNTIYWGDGGPVELYGIYSAAQAYFRTTPKNLTLAQSAYLTTLVPNAGRYFRYQEVRPLMRVLLTRMVEDGWITQAQMDAAWREKLQPRGWRISYDASGNVTRADLVDETQKELKAVVTTRAPHFTRQVEQELVRRFGRDAVYGSGGLRVYTTLDPKVQTAVETASREASGLPPGATLGATIINPYTGEVLGMIGQKLRGTEPPADWNNAAQGQRQIGSTIKPLLYTTALSTGLDQTHREEDRPVSFPCTGCKNGVYEPKNFEGATTYRDMTIREALDRSLNLVTVRLADRIGLQTFFGKIRQLDLQTNDGTGLAAALGAVETTPVKMAAAYAPFVNGGLYREPRYITRVTDARGAVLYDVNSEPLRPRRVWTPQIAWLGLDMIRGVVNDLSERQGGLASRAKFGEWPVAGKTGTSNGPKDFWFVGTTPLYTGAVWVGRQQGGEMPTYYYSGYVNAPIWRRMMELAHEGQVMRQFSEPPGIQYVDAPDQQFLPEVKVAVLDRNYRDAANTDVQSDAPPPVQYRETTFRPADDPDTLMVSLDRTTNRLATEFTPPENIVQRRVQLEDLPGYAPDESPVPLKDETPDPAALKAARGQSGAAQGVPAPATR
- a CDS encoding response regulator; the encoded protein is MGGMAYTILVADDEPAIRTMLEVILSADGHEIVAVPDGKQALDYLREHTPDAMLLDVKMPHMDGFEICSRVKRIKRLRDSPVLLLTGFDDDQTRDHAKLVGADDIVYKPLSGKNLRGRVNQLIEARRR
- a CDS encoding GGDEF domain-containing protein, whose amino-acid sequence is MKSLPTPSLNADPALWQARQRRMFTWLVVLGVAACTVALASQLPHLDPLDAWALPVLVGVLLLLQGLLLWGRVTIQTAVRVTFMATAAYLLMALGHQFSVLRPTSEALMENTYWFAVIYVSAFLVYEPREATRAAGAVLVLAALLCTYHMLFTVPPEARAHLVGPCAQFLLMGAVLTVMQGTLGVQRAQLQAAHAAAFTDALTGLANRRAAEERLAQLTRMQETFTLILFDLDHFKRVNDMHGHAMGDLVLRGVAQITQRHLPPGSLAARWGGEEFLLILPEQRDKHLRPMLDQLRAELRHHRYGTVNGVTACFGVATATAGEDPETVVQRADLAMYRVKEQGRNDVHLADLRRTQIG
- a CDS encoding thymidine kinase, with amino-acid sequence MLKSPYHGGHLEVIVGPMFSGKSEELIRRVTRAVIARQRVQVFKPALDNRYHETAVASHAGRTVQALAVRGAQDIRTHLSGDTPLLSTRGDSLPDVVGIDEVQFLDAAVIPLALELADAGVRVILAGLDLDFRAEPFGFMPALLARAESVEKLTAICTVCGAPATRSQRLIGGQPARFDDPVVLVGALESYEARCRVHHEVHH
- the rpmE gene encoding 50S ribosomal protein L31, whose product is MKKDIHPKVVPCKIIYQGQVVMETLSTKPEIHVDVWSGVHPFWTGEERFVDTEGRVDKFNKRFGDSYRNKKK
- a CDS encoding ADP-ribosylglycohydrolase family protein, giving the protein MSNERGEALNTLLSLCAADALGAPTEFRTPEAVAARFGSTFRAYQPGSVFGFAPGEATDDSQMVVATLQGVAGGDGHAGVLAAFRAWLAAAPPDVGGLTRQALRITFTEPERLDGGALAWARGGFDGAGNGGLMRVAAAWLLGFRGEVLARESAVLTALTHADPRCVLASVFLTAFMEELAFGRPYAAAAEAALVVTERFDARGALIEAGVLGLATQDAHRAFRGREREARAQVRARVRSGLDGLITSQSGFVLDTLEAAVAHARREHWFACVEPAVLRGDDSDTVACVVGALVGARGFPVPAELLPGLRLGHAWPGWEREWPCGAHLPELLGAARARVA
- a CDS encoding DUF4388 domain-containing protein, with the protein product MVRGDLAVFPFLSVMQMFLTSGRAGRLTVDHVRGGQLWLERGEITHAEAGRLRGEHALQFMASLDGGIFTFEVDQPVPNRTMNLRRDAALHRLIDDSNAWAPLLRTFPDWTRRLRFTSKWTEAQPVTRAQYRVLNLLADSGNIRTLLERTPAPPRATLETLRPFLLAGLIEIS